One stretch of Anabrus simplex isolate iqAnaSimp1 chromosome 3, ASM4041472v1, whole genome shotgun sequence DNA includes these proteins:
- the LOC136867168 gene encoding F-box/LRR-repeat protein 20 — MLKKKGIDDMPIEILLKILSYLDVNFLLYTDTVQNVCTRWRQASLHLQLWKHLVYQPEETVSDVKIISVLKKVPMLRTLIFDKVKIGQDVLDSLIEYCTDIRKLDLSKNEISSVFLSNLLYKCPKIEYLVIQNRCLANVNNARIIGQFSCLKTLIVKDESTSIIHLGPIAEGCPALQHLDIQHLSFYTSDLEKLLLAKYAQLQTLSLSYVSEERCIDLSECRALHKLSVDCTYLITTEPELQFLTPASHLTSLSLIDLRCIDVNSVKRLFEKKNMASLTELTIDEYYSYEDELANVVAFNCPLLKKLHLTSCSNLTDNSLKNLGNLSKLESVDFFDSRVTDRGIEYLTNCKHLKYLGLGCCRELRESGMKLMTNFTELEELVLYGCDISGLRFDLIPEKLKHLNSLQVSSESEYQDAEEQLSFAMPHLVIEHPSSLLAHLYQIFRKYQ; from the coding sequence ATGCTGAAAAAGAAGGGTATTGATGATATGCCGATAGAGATTTTGTTAAAAATTCTCTCCTACTTGGATGTTAATTTTCTTCTTTATACTGATACTGTACAGAACGTTTGTACTCGATGGAGACAAGCATCACTCCACCTGCAGCTCTGGAAGCATCTTGTGTATCAACCGGAAGAAACAGTTAGTGATGTTAAAATTATATCTGTTCTTAAGAAGGTCCCAATGTTGCGAACATTGATTTTTGACAAAGTGAAGATTGGTCAAGATGTGCTTGACAGCTTGATTGAATATTGTACTGATATAAGAAAATTAGACTTATCCAAGAATGAGATAAGTTCAGTGTTCTTAAGTAATCTACTCTACAAATGTCCAAAAATTGAGTACCTAGTTATTCAGAACAGGTGTTTAGCTAATGTGAACAATGCTCGTATTATTGGACAGTTTAGTTGTTTAAAAACTCTCATTGTCAAAGATGAAAGTACCTCAATCATTCATCTAGGACCAATAGCAGAAGGCTGTCCAGCTCTCCAACATCTTGACATCCAGCATCTTAGTTTCTATACTTCTGATTTAGAGAAACTGTTGCTTGCAAAGTATGCACAATTGCAAACTCTTAGTTTGTCGTATGTCAGTGAAGAAAGGTGCATTGATTTATCAGAATGCAGAGCACTCCACAAGTTAAGTGTAGATTGTACATATCTCATTACAACTGAACCAGAACTACAGTTCCTCACCCCTGCTAGTCACCTGACAAGTTTATCTTTGATAGACTTAAGATGCATAGATGTGAACAGTGTTAAACGACTGTTTGAAAAAAAGAATATGGCTTCACTAACAGAACTTACTATAGATGAATATTATTCCTATGAAGATGAACTGGCAAATGTGGTAGCATTTAACTGCCCTTTACTTAAAAAGCTACATTTGACTAGTTGCAGCAATTTGACAGATAATAGTTTGAAAAATTTAGGTAATCTCTCCAAACTAGAATCTGTTGATTTCTTTGATTCAAGAGTAACAGATAGAGGTATAGAATATCTTACAAACTGTAAACACCTCAAGTACCTTGGACTTGGCTGTTGTAGGGAGCTAAGGGAAAGTGGTATGAAATTAATGACAAATTTCACCGAATTAGAAGAGTTGGTGTTGTATGGTTGTGACATATCAGGTTTACGCTTTGATCTTATTCCAGAAAAACTTAAGCATTTGAACTCTCTTCAAGTTAGTTCTGAAAGTGAATACCAGGATGCTGAAGAACAACTTAGTTTTGCAATGCCACATTTAGTCATAGAACATCCTTCAAGTCTGTTAGCTCATCTGTATCAGATATTCAGAAAGTACCAATGA